From a region of the Mycobacteroides saopaulense genome:
- the fdhD gene encoding formate dehydrogenase accessory sulfurtransferase FdhD, producing the protein MGRVTDRRRIRRIEGVGRGDRSETLVVEEPLEIRVNGQPVAVTMRTPGSDVELTQGFLLTEGVIGSRDDLMTVRYCQGDGPDGLNTYNVLDVTLAPGVPAPDPTVTRNFYTTSSCGVCGKGSLEAVRTISRFSPGDDPSTIESNTLVGLPDKLRAAQKVFATTGGLHAAALFTADGSLLAVREDIGRHNAVDKVIGWALENDRVPLTGTTLLVSGRASFELAQKATMAGIPILAAVSAPSSLAVDLAAQSGMTLVAFLRADSMNVYTRADRVTG; encoded by the coding sequence CACGGACAGGCGCAGGATCAGGCGCATCGAGGGCGTCGGGCGAGGCGACCGCAGCGAAACTCTCGTCGTCGAGGAACCTCTGGAAATTCGAGTCAACGGGCAGCCGGTGGCCGTCACCATGCGCACCCCTGGATCGGATGTCGAACTCACCCAGGGATTCCTGCTCACCGAGGGTGTCATCGGTAGTCGCGACGACCTGATGACGGTGCGGTACTGCCAGGGCGACGGCCCCGACGGCCTGAACACCTACAACGTTCTGGACGTGACGCTAGCCCCCGGCGTACCCGCCCCCGACCCGACGGTGACGCGGAACTTCTACACCACTTCGTCGTGCGGTGTCTGCGGCAAGGGTTCCCTGGAGGCGGTGCGGACCATCAGCCGCTTCTCTCCCGGCGACGACCCCTCCACGATCGAATCGAACACACTGGTCGGTCTGCCCGACAAACTTCGTGCGGCACAAAAGGTTTTCGCGACCACCGGCGGGCTACACGCCGCCGCATTGTTCACGGCGGACGGCAGCCTGCTGGCGGTGCGCGAGGACATCGGCAGGCATAACGCGGTAGACAAGGTCATCGGGTGGGCGCTGGAGAACGACAGGGTGCCCCTGACGGGGACCACTCTGCTGGTGAGCGGACGCGCCTCGTTCGAGCTTGCCCAAAAGGCAACCATGGCAGGCATTCCCATCCTGGCGGCGGTGTCGGCGCCCTCCTCACTCGCTGTCGATTTGGCTGCGCAGTCTGGGATGACGCTCGTGGCGTTTCTGCGCGCAGACAGCATGAACGTCTACACCCGAGCAGATCGAGTGACCGGGTGA